From a single Labrus bergylta chromosome 14, fLabBer1.1, whole genome shotgun sequence genomic region:
- the dgat2 gene encoding diacylglycerol O-acyltransferase 2: MKTILAAYSGVLKGTGSSILSALQELPVAFWPCTSKMEKHLQVISVLQWVISFLAMGAACTVLLIYMFCTDCWIIAAMYTAWLIVDWNTPKQGGRRSSWVRNWTVWTYFRDYFPVRLIKTHNLLPSRNYIFGYHPHGIFCFGAFCNFGTEATGFSKKFPGIKPSLATLAGNFRLPVLRDYLMSGGICPVNKNSIDYLLSRSGTGNAVVIVVGGAAESLQCAPGKNSVTLKNRKGFVRLALQKGSDLVPVYSFGENDAYKQVIFEEGTVWRAIQKRLQKLLGFAPCLFHGCGLFFGNSWGIVPYGKPITTIVGEPITVPKIEDPSEEMVDLYHSMYVKSLLCLFDKYKTRFGLKESDVLCIQ; the protein is encoded by the exons ATGAAGACCATCCTTGCTGCCTACTCCGGCGTCCTCAAAG GCACGGGCTCCAGCATCCTCTCTGCCCTGCAGGAGCTGCCTGTAGCATTCTGGCCCTGCACGTCCAAGATGGAGAAACATCTGCAGGTGATCTCTGTGCTACAGTGGGTCATCAGCTTCTTGGCCATGG GCGCTGCCTGCACAGTGCTGCTCATCTACATGTTCTGCACAGACTGCTGGATCATCGCTGCCATGTACACCGCCTGGCTCATCGTTGACTGGAACACCCCCAAACAAG GTGGCAGGAGATCGTCTTGGGTGAGAAACTGGACGGTGTGGACGTATTTCAGAGACTACTTCCCAGTCAGG CTCATTAAAACCCACAACCTGCTGCCCAGCCGGAACTACATCTTCGGCTACCACCCCCACGGCATCTTCTGCTTCGGTGCTTTCTGCAACTTTGGGACGGAGGCCACCGGCTTCTCCAAAAAATTCCCTGGCATCAAACCCTCTCTGGCAACCCTGGCCGGAAACTTCCGCTTGCCGGTCCTGCGAGACTATCTGATGTCTGGAG GTATCTGTCCTGTGAACAAGAACTCCATCGACTACCTGCTGTCACGCAGCGGGACAGGAAATGCCGTCGTCATCGTTGTCGGAGGAGCGGCAGAGTCGCTGCAGTGTGCTCCTGGCAAGAATTCTGTCACCCTGAAGAATCGTAAAGGCTTCGTGAGGCTGGCCCTGCAGAAAGG GTCTGACCTGGTTCCGGTGTATTCCTTCGGAGAGAACGACGCCTACAAGCAGGTGATCTTCGAGGAGGGGACGGTCTGGAGAGCTATACAGAAGAGGTTGCAGAAGCTGTTAGGCTTCGCCCCATGCCTTTTCCACGGATGTGGCCTCTTCTTCGGCAACTCCTGGGGCATCGTGCCTTATGGAAAACCCATCACCACGATAG TTGGGGAGCCAATCACAGTGCCAAAAATTGAGGACCCCTCTGAAGAGATGGTGGATCTGTACCACTCGATGTATGTCAAGTCCCTGCTGTGCCTTTTCGACAAGTACAAGACTCGGTTCGGCCTGAAGGAGAGCGACGTCCTGTGCATCCAGTGA